Proteins encoded together in one Mycobacterium noviomagense window:
- a CDS encoding Rv3143 family two-component system response regulator — protein MPASTPASTGTLRILVYSDNANTREKVRLALGKRLHPDLPELSYVEVATAPMVIRHIDAGGIDLAILDGEATPEGGMGIAKQLKDEVAQCPPIVVLIGRADDAWLASWSRAEAVVAHPIDPIVLERTVLGLLRAPAA, from the coding sequence GTGCCCGCTTCGACACCCGCTTCAACTGGGACCCTGCGGATCCTTGTCTACAGCGACAACGCCAATACGCGCGAAAAGGTGAGGTTGGCGCTGGGCAAGCGGCTGCATCCTGACCTACCTGAGCTGAGCTACGTCGAGGTCGCTACCGCACCGATGGTGATCCGGCATATCGACGCCGGCGGGATCGACCTGGCCATCCTCGACGGTGAGGCCACCCCGGAGGGCGGGATGGGAATCGCCAAACAGCTGAAGGACGAAGTCGCGCAGTGTCCACCGATCGTGGTGCTGATCGGACGCGCCGACGACGCCTGGTTGGCCAGTTGGTCGCGCGCGGAAGCCGTCGTCGCCCACCCGATCGACCCGATCGTGTTGGAGCGGACGGTGCTCGGGCTATTGCGCGCCCCGGCAGCCTGA
- a CDS encoding YceI family protein, protein MTTLETLLSDPDTAGVWNLVPERSAFTFKIKNFWGLMSVKGRFNDVSGDGQITSKGAVFGRLDIKVASLSTGIRKRDEHLRSADFFDAERFPAISVVVTALQPTTGNAADLRASLTIKGITAELPLPVTISVLADGSVRISAKTQVDRAQFGMDWNRVGMIGKAATASADAVFVRAP, encoded by the coding sequence ATGACGACTCTGGAAACACTGCTGAGCGATCCCGACACGGCCGGCGTGTGGAACCTGGTACCCGAGCGGTCGGCCTTCACCTTCAAGATCAAAAACTTCTGGGGCCTGATGAGCGTCAAGGGCCGGTTCAACGATGTCAGCGGAGACGGCCAGATCACCAGCAAGGGCGCAGTCTTCGGGCGCCTGGACATCAAAGTTGCATCGCTGAGCACCGGCATCCGCAAACGCGACGAGCACCTGCGCTCGGCCGATTTCTTCGACGCCGAGCGCTTTCCGGCGATCAGCGTGGTCGTCACCGCTTTGCAACCGACCACCGGCAACGCAGCCGACCTGCGCGCCAGCTTGACCATCAAGGGCATAACCGCAGAGCTGCCACTGCCGGTCACGATCAGCGTGCTCGCTGACGGCTCGGTCCGGATCTCGGCGAAAACCCAGGTGGATCGGGCCCAGTTCGGGATGGACTGGAATCGGGTGGGCATGATCGGCAAGGCAGCGACGGCATCGGCCGACGCCGTCTTCGTGCGGGCCCCTTGA
- a CDS encoding nuclear transport factor 2 family protein — protein MPAADTIAEVADQLFAAIESSDTAAVGRLWSDDIAVWRVGASRDRDKARALRVIDWFVGATSERRYEILDRVLFDGGFVQQHILHAAGRSGVSIAMRVCIVIKVGANGLISRIDEYFDPAELAPLLR, from the coding sequence ATGCCCGCAGCCGACACCATCGCCGAGGTGGCCGATCAGCTGTTCGCAGCGATCGAAAGCAGCGACACGGCAGCGGTGGGTCGCCTGTGGAGCGACGACATCGCGGTCTGGCGGGTCGGCGCCAGCCGGGACCGCGACAAGGCGCGGGCGCTTCGTGTCATCGACTGGTTCGTCGGTGCGACGTCGGAGCGCCGCTACGAGATTCTGGACCGAGTGCTCTTCGACGGCGGGTTCGTCCAGCAGCACATCCTGCATGCCGCGGGCCGCAGCGGCGTGTCCATTGCCATGCGGGTGTGCATCGTGATCAAGGTAGGGGCAAATGGGCTCATCAGTCGCATCGACGAGTACTTTGACCCAGCCGAACTCGCTCCGCTGCTGCGTTAG
- a CDS encoding Hsp20/alpha crystallin family protein, which translates to MLRFDPLFRDLDRLTQQLWGNPVGTATRPAVMPMDVWREGDKFVVELDLPGIKPDSIDVTVDQGALTVRAERPYAGDEGHDWVAAERPHGVFSRQLFLGDQLDTEHVGADYTDGVLRLTVPVAEAAKPRKIAIQSGAAQQAISA; encoded by the coding sequence ATGCTGAGGTTTGATCCACTCTTCCGTGACCTTGACCGACTGACGCAGCAACTATGGGGCAATCCGGTCGGAACCGCCACGCGTCCGGCGGTGATGCCAATGGATGTCTGGCGCGAAGGCGACAAGTTCGTCGTCGAGCTCGACCTGCCGGGCATCAAGCCAGACTCGATTGATGTCACCGTCGACCAGGGCGCGCTGACGGTGCGCGCCGAGCGCCCGTACGCAGGTGACGAGGGTCATGACTGGGTGGCCGCCGAGCGCCCGCACGGTGTGTTCAGCCGGCAGCTGTTCCTGGGTGACCAGCTGGACACCGAGCACGTCGGCGCCGACTACACCGACGGGGTGTTGCGGCTGACGGTCCCGGTGGCCGAGGCGGCCAAGCCGCGCAAGATCGCCATCCAGTCGGGCGCCGCCCAGCAGGCCATCAGCGCCTAA
- the thiI gene encoding tRNA uracil 4-sulfurtransferase ThiI — protein sequence MRVEPCVLLKYGELALKRGNQQRFERHLVRNLRHALAHGTDTAPRVRLRRRSGVLAVSAPPLSHAEVVQRARDVIGISVVQPVWRVAKSAAAAEAAAVRLLRERDADPPAPTFAVRCRRRDRRFGLTSEQLAASIGARVCAELGWRVDLKHPDVELGVEVDRREIFLGVDRHRGQGGLPVGSSGRALVLLSGGFDSPVAAYRAMRRGLRCDFLHCTGAPFTDATSTYKAYALARQLSRFQPGSRLYVAAVGRAQRTLATSGAGEAQIVAQRRLYVRVADALARRVGAQALVTGDSLGQVSSQTLANLAVVEEAAGLPVLRPLLAFDKVEILDEARQIGTAEISVLRDQDCCQLFLPRRVATYTTVGRLADVEARAGMDTLVDNVLSHIQEFDLDSCEATAGALAAQEATTAKDQHTQQ from the coding sequence CTGCGCGTCGAGCCGTGCGTGTTGCTGAAGTACGGCGAGCTGGCGCTCAAGCGTGGTAATCAGCAGCGGTTCGAGCGGCATCTGGTGCGCAACTTGCGGCATGCGCTGGCTCACGGAACCGACACAGCTCCGCGCGTGCGATTACGGCGGCGCAGCGGTGTTTTGGCGGTCTCCGCGCCGCCGCTGTCTCACGCCGAAGTGGTGCAGCGGGCCCGTGATGTCATCGGCATCAGTGTCGTTCAACCGGTATGGCGAGTCGCCAAATCAGCTGCGGCGGCTGAAGCCGCGGCGGTGCGGCTGCTCCGTGAGCGCGACGCAGATCCGCCTGCACCCACTTTTGCGGTGCGCTGCAGAAGGCGCGACAGGCGTTTTGGGTTGACCTCGGAGCAGTTGGCGGCAAGCATCGGCGCGCGAGTATGCGCCGAACTGGGCTGGCGGGTCGACTTGAAGCATCCCGACGTGGAGCTCGGGGTAGAGGTCGACCGGCGGGAAATCTTCCTCGGCGTAGACCGACATCGCGGCCAAGGTGGCCTGCCTGTGGGATCCAGTGGCCGTGCGCTGGTGCTACTTTCGGGTGGATTCGATTCGCCGGTCGCAGCTTATCGGGCGATGCGCCGGGGGTTGCGCTGCGATTTCCTGCACTGCACCGGCGCGCCGTTTACCGACGCGACCTCGACCTACAAGGCGTATGCCTTGGCACGCCAGCTGAGCCGTTTCCAGCCAGGCTCCCGGTTGTACGTGGCCGCCGTGGGTCGCGCCCAGCGCACCCTGGCCACCAGTGGTGCCGGTGAAGCGCAGATCGTGGCGCAGCGTCGGCTGTACGTGCGGGTGGCGGATGCGCTGGCCCGCCGCGTCGGTGCGCAGGCTCTGGTCACCGGCGACAGCCTGGGACAGGTGTCCAGCCAGACTCTGGCTAACCTCGCCGTCGTCGAGGAAGCCGCCGGCCTGCCCGTGCTGAGACCGCTGCTTGCCTTCGACAAGGTGGAGATTCTCGACGAAGCGCGACAGATTGGCACCGCCGAAATCTCTGTCCTGCGTGACCAGGACTGCTGCCAGCTGTTTCTGCCACGCCGGGTGGCCACCTACACCACGGTCGGGCGACTCGCTGATGTTGAAGCCCGCGCTGGGATGGATACCCTCGTCGATAATGTGCTGAGCCACATCCAAGAGTTCGATCTCGATAGCTGCGAGGCCACCGCCGGCGCGCTGGCCGCGCAGGAAGCCACAACCGCGAAGGACCAGCACACGCAGCAGTGA
- a CDS encoding phosphotransferase family protein yields MTTAERLQAALPAVLRPLLGADVAIENLRALTGGASRSTWAFDAVTPAERRSLILRTGATDDVHAGMEREARAQAAAAADGAPVPRILAATDSPAALGNPFLICEEVKGETIVRRIDRQLDDAGRARLLRQCAHALAAIHRAHPSDADLDQQDQLTEWRARLDAMADTTATFEWAFRWLAAHRPPLSPARLVHGDFRMGNLIVDGSDLAAVLDWELVHIGEVYEDLAWFCIRAWRFGAPASRGAGGLGSIESFLSAYEEASGMPVDRGRFHWWLVLATLRWGVICRYQAHRHLSGQVRSVELATIGRRVCETEWDLLELLDPSGAADAHPPAAARGSIPAPNTLYGRPTAAELVAAVAEFLETDVRQATTGQVNFHARVATNALRIVERQLLVTDDSPRATIAQLGFADEAELATAIRAGELEEKPQAVLSCLRTMVRHRLAVAHPGYDQPDEKG; encoded by the coding sequence GTGACCACTGCGGAGCGGCTACAGGCCGCCCTGCCGGCTGTGCTGCGCCCTCTGCTCGGCGCTGACGTGGCGATCGAGAACTTGCGTGCACTGACCGGTGGCGCCAGCCGGAGCACTTGGGCTTTCGACGCCGTCACCCCTGCCGAACGCCGCTCGCTGATTTTGCGCACCGGGGCGACCGACGACGTGCATGCCGGCATGGAGCGCGAAGCGCGAGCCCAGGCGGCCGCGGCAGCGGACGGAGCTCCCGTCCCGCGAATCCTCGCTGCCACGGATTCACCCGCGGCGCTGGGCAATCCGTTCTTGATCTGCGAGGAGGTCAAGGGCGAGACGATTGTGCGGCGCATCGATCGTCAGCTCGACGATGCTGGCCGGGCCCGGCTGCTGCGCCAATGCGCCCACGCGCTGGCCGCCATCCACCGAGCCCACCCGAGCGATGCGGACCTCGATCAGCAAGACCAGCTCACGGAATGGCGGGCCCGGCTCGACGCGATGGCCGATACCACCGCGACATTCGAATGGGCATTTCGCTGGCTGGCCGCCCACCGGCCACCGCTGTCGCCTGCCCGCCTGGTGCATGGCGACTTCCGGATGGGCAACCTTATCGTCGACGGTTCCGACCTTGCGGCCGTTTTGGATTGGGAGCTAGTGCACATCGGCGAGGTGTACGAGGACCTGGCCTGGTTTTGTATCCGCGCCTGGCGGTTCGGCGCACCGGCAAGCCGCGGGGCCGGCGGGCTGGGCAGCATCGAAAGCTTCCTTTCGGCTTACGAAGAGGCCAGCGGCATGCCCGTCGACCGCGGACGTTTTCACTGGTGGCTAGTGTTGGCCACACTGCGCTGGGGAGTCATCTGCCGATACCAGGCACATCGTCACCTGAGCGGTCAAGTCCGCTCAGTAGAGCTGGCCACAATCGGCCGCCGGGTCTGCGAGACCGAGTGGGATCTGCTCGAACTGCTCGACCCCAGCGGCGCCGCCGATGCCCATCCCCCAGCGGCTGCCCGCGGATCGATACCGGCCCCGAACACCCTGTACGGCCGCCCCACAGCAGCCGAGCTGGTCGCCGCGGTCGCCGAGTTTCTCGAAACCGATGTCCGGCAAGCCACCACGGGGCAGGTCAACTTCCACGCCAGGGTCGCGACGAACGCACTGCGCATCGTCGAACGCCAATTACTTGTCACCGACGACTCTCCGCGAGCGACGATAGCGCAACTCGGCTTCGCCGATGAAGCCGAGTTGGCCACAGCCATCCGGGCCGGTGAGCTCGAGGAAAAGCCCCAGGCCGTGCTGTCGTGTCTGCGGACCATGGTACGGCATCGGTTAGCAGTCGCCCATCCTGGATACGACCAGCCTGACGAGAAGGGATAG
- a CDS encoding acyl-CoA dehydrogenase family protein has translation MDFTLPEHLPRLLADIDAFIEAEIAPLQAEHMQYFDHRREFARTDFDNGGIPRRAWEDLLDEMRRRADKAGWLRYALPSSLGGRDGTNLDMAVIREHLAHKGLGLHNDLQNESSIVGNFPQVIMIERFGTDEQRREWSEALITGERSMAFGLTEPQHGSDATWLETRAERDGDSWVINGAKRWNTGVHRATHDLIFARTSGEPGQATGITAFLVPTNTPGFTVPFYWWTFNMPSDHGEVELRDVRIPADAVLGEVDRGLDVAQTFLHENRIRQAASSLGAAQYCIDRAADYAGRRTVFGKPLSVHQAVQWPLAELHTEAQMVRLLVYYAAWHLDRDHHLEVSDKVSMANYRANRLCCDAADRAMQIFGGLGYSRHEPFEHIYRHHRRYRITEGSEEIQIRRVAQRLFKFDKARR, from the coding sequence GTGGATTTCACGCTGCCCGAACATCTTCCGCGGCTGCTAGCCGACATCGATGCTTTCATCGAAGCCGAGATCGCTCCGCTGCAGGCCGAGCACATGCAGTACTTCGACCACCGGCGGGAGTTTGCCCGCACCGACTTCGACAACGGCGGCATTCCACGTCGAGCGTGGGAGGACCTTCTCGACGAGATGCGCCGGCGCGCCGACAAGGCCGGTTGGCTGCGCTACGCATTACCGTCCTCGCTGGGCGGCCGGGACGGCACCAACCTCGACATGGCCGTCATCCGGGAACACTTGGCGCACAAGGGCCTCGGCTTGCACAACGACTTGCAGAACGAATCGTCGATCGTCGGCAATTTCCCGCAAGTGATCATGATCGAGCGGTTCGGCACCGACGAGCAACGCCGCGAATGGTCCGAGGCGCTGATCACCGGGGAACGCTCGATGGCGTTCGGGCTCACCGAGCCGCAGCACGGTTCAGATGCCACCTGGCTGGAAACCCGGGCCGAGCGCGATGGCGACAGCTGGGTGATCAACGGCGCCAAACGCTGGAACACCGGCGTGCACCGCGCCACGCACGACCTGATCTTCGCCCGCACTTCCGGTGAGCCCGGACAGGCAACGGGCATCACCGCGTTCCTCGTGCCCACCAACACACCGGGTTTCACCGTGCCGTTCTACTGGTGGACATTCAACATGCCCAGCGATCATGGCGAAGTCGAACTCAGAGACGTCAGGATTCCCGCCGATGCTGTGCTCGGTGAGGTCGACCGCGGGTTGGACGTGGCACAGACGTTTTTGCACGAGAACCGGATTCGGCAGGCGGCCAGTAGCCTGGGTGCAGCACAATACTGCATCGACCGCGCCGCGGACTACGCCGGCAGGCGAACAGTGTTCGGCAAGCCGCTGTCGGTCCATCAGGCCGTGCAGTGGCCGCTGGCCGAACTGCACACTGAAGCCCAGATGGTGCGGCTGCTGGTGTACTACGCGGCCTGGCACTTAGACCGCGACCACCACCTGGAGGTGTCGGACAAGGTGTCGATGGCCAACTACCGCGCCAACCGGTTGTGCTGCGACGCCGCGGACCGCGCCATGCAGATCTTCGGTGGCCTCGGCTACAGCCGCCATGAGCCGTTCGAACACATCTACCGCCACCACCGCCGCTACCGGATCACCGAAGGTTCCGAGGAAATCCAGATCCGCCGAGTGGCGCAGCGGTTATTCAAGTTTGACAAGGCGCGTCGGTGA
- a CDS encoding TetR/AcrR family transcriptional regulator, which translates to MASEALSSKGRQTRQAIEHAARKLFAERGFHGTTLADITSAAGKSPAVFYRYFTDKQDLLAALAESFLHDVLAPARLSVRLPDSPDDAEFFTSVVTGYWNIFKQNIGIMVAVAQLGATQQRFAVLQNEFRRFGMDIVAASVRRAQQHGYGSELHPDHIAAAIALLFENFTAVVVGPSALGLRISDEEAIATLSTIWKKTLYGA; encoded by the coding sequence ATGGCCAGCGAGGCGCTGAGTTCCAAAGGTCGCCAAACTCGACAGGCGATCGAGCATGCGGCGCGCAAGCTATTCGCAGAGCGCGGCTTCCACGGAACGACGCTCGCCGACATCACGTCGGCAGCCGGAAAGTCTCCGGCGGTGTTCTACCGCTACTTCACCGACAAACAGGATCTGCTGGCCGCGCTAGCCGAGTCCTTTCTCCACGACGTGTTGGCGCCCGCACGGCTCTCGGTGCGCCTTCCCGACTCCCCGGACGACGCCGAATTTTTCACTTCGGTGGTCACCGGGTACTGGAACATATTCAAACAGAACATCGGCATCATGGTGGCCGTCGCCCAATTGGGCGCCACCCAGCAACGGTTCGCCGTGTTGCAGAACGAGTTCCGACGCTTCGGCATGGACATCGTCGCGGCGTCTGTGCGACGAGCACAACAACACGGCTACGGCAGCGAACTTCATCCGGACCACATCGCTGCCGCCATCGCGCTGCTGTTCGAGAACTTCACCGCGGTCGTCGTGGGCCCATCCGCCCTGGGCCTCCGAATCAGCGACGAAGAGGCCATCGCCACGCTGTCGACCATATGGAAAAAGACCCTCTACGGCGCCTGA
- a CDS encoding hydroxymethylglutaryl-CoA lyase: MNPHVTIREVALRDGLQIEAPIPLSAKLQLLDAIAATGAREIEACAFVSPSKVPSMADAAELAAELHRFPGIEFSALVASPNGAKRAMAAGLNAIQYVVAASDAFSHANVGRSSADATAQIGEIVTIAHDAGATAEVIIATAWDCPFEGPTALQRVLDIATTACEQCVDRISIADTIGTTTPGRVSSLMAALRPRIGTTPLGGHFHNTRGAGLACAYAAVAAGITRLDSSVGGLGGCPFAPGATGNIATEDLVYLLTDSGIDVDIDLHAAIAAADVARSLVGHDLPGALLHAGDRKRQ, from the coding sequence ATGAACCCACATGTCACCATTCGGGAAGTCGCGCTGCGAGACGGGCTGCAGATCGAGGCGCCAATCCCGTTGTCCGCCAAGCTGCAGCTGCTGGACGCGATAGCCGCCACCGGGGCGCGCGAGATCGAAGCCTGCGCGTTCGTGTCTCCATCGAAGGTGCCGTCGATGGCCGACGCCGCGGAGTTGGCCGCCGAACTACACCGCTTTCCAGGCATCGAGTTCTCGGCTTTAGTGGCCAGTCCCAACGGCGCCAAACGCGCTATGGCGGCCGGACTAAACGCGATCCAATACGTCGTGGCGGCCTCGGATGCGTTCAGTCACGCCAACGTCGGGCGCAGCAGTGCCGACGCCACCGCACAGATCGGCGAGATCGTCACGATTGCTCATGACGCCGGCGCCACCGCAGAAGTCATCATCGCCACCGCGTGGGACTGTCCGTTCGAGGGACCCACTGCGCTGCAGCGGGTACTCGACATCGCCACCACCGCCTGTGAGCAGTGCGTGGACCGGATCTCGATCGCCGACACCATCGGCACCACCACGCCGGGGCGGGTCAGCTCGCTGATGGCCGCGCTGCGTCCGCGGATCGGGACCACGCCGCTGGGCGGCCATTTCCACAACACTCGCGGTGCCGGGTTGGCGTGCGCCTACGCGGCCGTCGCAGCGGGTATCACCCGGCTGGATTCCTCGGTCGGCGGGCTGGGCGGTTGCCCGTTCGCGCCGGGCGCCACGGGCAATATCGCGACCGAGGACCTGGTCTATTTGCTCACCGATAGTGGTATCGATGTCGACATCGACCTGCACGCCGCCATCGCCGCAGCTGACGTTGCCAGATCACTTGTGGGCCACGACCTCCCCGGCGCACTGCTTCACGCCGGCGACCGGAAGCGGCAGTGA
- a CDS encoding CaiB/BaiF CoA transferase family protein encodes MNPAGALDGIRVLELGTLIAGPFAGRLLGDMGAEVIKVEPPGAPDPLRTWGQAELDGHHFFWTVHARNKKAVTLDLRKDRGRELFLDLVEKSDIVVENFRPGTLEKWNLGYQVLCERNPGIILVRVSGYGQTGPEAHKAGYASVAEAASGLRHLNGFPDGPPPRLALSLGDSLAGMFGAQGALAALYRRSVSGRGQVVDVALTESCLAIQESTIPDYDVGGVVRGPSGTRLEGIAPSNIYRSADGTWVVIAANQDTVFVRLCQAMGRPDLATDDRFATHGARGRNQDELDKIIGDWAGQRHPNDIIETLSAAGVIAGPINTVAEVVEDPQLRARGMIADHWDERVERSVLGPGIVPVLSESPGSIRNAGPARPGHHNDDVYGGLLGRTTEELEQLRAEGVL; translated from the coding sequence ATGAACCCAGCCGGCGCGCTGGACGGCATCCGGGTGCTCGAGCTCGGCACGTTGATTGCGGGACCGTTCGCCGGCCGACTGCTCGGCGACATGGGCGCCGAGGTCATCAAGGTGGAACCACCGGGGGCGCCCGATCCGTTGCGCACCTGGGGGCAGGCCGAACTCGACGGGCACCACTTCTTCTGGACCGTGCACGCCCGCAACAAGAAAGCCGTGACGCTCGACCTACGCAAAGACCGCGGACGTGAGCTGTTTCTCGACCTCGTCGAAAAGTCCGACATCGTGGTGGAGAACTTTCGGCCCGGCACTTTGGAGAAGTGGAACCTCGGCTATCAGGTTCTATGCGAACGTAACCCGGGCATCATCCTGGTGCGAGTATCCGGCTACGGGCAGACCGGCCCCGAGGCGCACAAGGCCGGCTACGCCTCGGTGGCCGAGGCGGCCAGCGGGCTGCGTCACCTCAACGGATTTCCCGATGGACCACCGCCGCGGCTGGCGTTGTCACTGGGCGACAGCTTGGCCGGGATGTTCGGCGCGCAGGGTGCGCTGGCGGCACTGTACCGTCGCAGTGTCAGCGGTCGCGGTCAGGTCGTCGACGTGGCACTGACCGAATCCTGTTTGGCCATCCAGGAATCCACCATCCCTGACTACGACGTCGGCGGGGTGGTGCGCGGGCCGTCGGGCACCCGGCTCGAGGGCATCGCGCCGTCCAACATCTACCGTAGCGCCGACGGCACGTGGGTGGTGATCGCGGCCAACCAGGACACCGTGTTCGTTCGGTTGTGCCAGGCGATGGGGCGACCGGACCTGGCCACCGACGACCGGTTCGCCACGCACGGCGCCCGCGGCCGCAACCAGGACGAACTCGACAAGATCATCGGCGACTGGGCCGGGCAGCGTCACCCGAACGATATCATCGAAACACTCAGCGCAGCAGGCGTTATCGCCGGTCCTATCAACACCGTCGCCGAAGTGGTCGAGGATCCCCAGCTGCGAGCCCGCGGAATGATTGCCGATCACTGGGATGAACGGGTCGAGAGATCCGTTTTGGGCCCCGGCATCGTCCCGGTGCTCTCCGAGTCGCCGGGCAGCATCCGCAACGCCGGCCCGGCACGGCCGGGACACCACAACGACGACGTCTACGGGGGCCTGCTCGGCCGGACCACTGAGGAGCTCGAACAACTGCGTGCCGAGGGGGTGCTATGA
- a CDS encoding type II toxin-antitoxin system PemK/MazF family toxin → MTLFSATESVVVISLTTTVVDAPITRVAIPLSTGIAQPSFAMVDKITTVRRSNLGARIGRVPTTVMADIERSLMVFLGLAS, encoded by the coding sequence ATGACCTTGTTCTCTGCAACGGAATCGGTTGTCGTCATCTCGCTGACCACCACCGTGGTGGACGCGCCGATAACGCGCGTCGCGATACCCCTGTCGACCGGAATTGCCCAGCCCAGCTTTGCCATGGTCGACAAGATCACGACAGTTCGCCGCTCGAATCTTGGTGCGCGGATCGGTCGCGTACCTACGACGGTTATGGCGGACATCGAACGCTCACTCATGGTGTTCCTCGGCTTGGCGTCTTGA
- a CDS encoding antitoxin MazE-like protein, translating into MGTSTQRAGEYRRRMRDRKYRPVQVWVPDVRSERFAAEAHRESLALAEADRQSDDMEFVEAISELADDE; encoded by the coding sequence ATGGGCACATCAACACAGCGGGCTGGCGAATACCGCCGTCGTATGCGTGACCGCAAATACCGGCCGGTTCAAGTCTGGGTGCCCGACGTTCGGTCGGAGCGGTTTGCTGCAGAGGCACACCGCGAATCGCTGGCGCTTGCCGAAGCAGACCGGCAAAGCGACGACATGGAGTTTGTCGAGGCGATCTCTGAACTAGCCGACGACGAGTGA
- a CDS encoding acrylyl-CoA reductase family protein, whose protein sequence is MDTFQALMARKDGDQIRTTVETLTAAELPPGDVTIRVLYSSVNYKDALALTPGGGVVREYPVVPGIDLTGEVVESQSPDFAVGDAVLAHGYQIGTGHHGGYAEYARLPADQLVPLGALSPYDGAAIGTAGFTAAMSVQALQDWGVATDAGPVVVTGASGGVGSISVDLLAAAGYQVVASTGKDHAAERLKELGATEVIGRLPADPDAKPRPLAKARWAAGVDCVGGATLADVLSAVHYHGAVACSGLTGGAALHTTVMPFILRGIALLGIDSVQLPIGPRRELWARLGDSLRPRHLAAITTDVDVKDVVGVLDQLRAGTFSGRAVVRVTGGF, encoded by the coding sequence ATGGACACATTTCAGGCGCTTATGGCACGCAAGGACGGCGACCAGATTAGGACAACGGTGGAGACACTCACCGCAGCCGAGTTGCCGCCCGGCGATGTGACGATCCGGGTGCTGTATTCCAGCGTCAACTACAAGGACGCATTGGCGCTGACACCCGGCGGCGGTGTGGTGCGCGAGTATCCCGTCGTGCCGGGCATCGATCTGACTGGCGAAGTCGTCGAGTCGCAATCACCCGATTTCGCGGTCGGCGACGCCGTTCTGGCTCACGGGTACCAGATCGGTACCGGCCACCACGGCGGTTACGCCGAATATGCTCGGCTGCCCGCCGACCAGTTGGTGCCGTTGGGCGCGCTGAGCCCGTACGACGGCGCCGCTATCGGGACCGCCGGGTTCACCGCCGCGATGAGCGTGCAGGCACTGCAAGATTGGGGTGTCGCGACCGACGCGGGTCCCGTTGTGGTGACCGGCGCGTCGGGCGGGGTGGGGTCGATCAGCGTGGATCTACTCGCAGCCGCCGGCTATCAGGTGGTGGCGTCGACGGGTAAGGATCATGCGGCTGAGCGGCTGAAAGAGCTTGGTGCAACAGAGGTTATCGGCCGGCTGCCCGCCGACCCCGACGCGAAGCCGAGGCCGCTGGCCAAGGCGCGCTGGGCGGCCGGCGTGGACTGCGTGGGCGGCGCGACGCTAGCGGACGTGCTGAGTGCGGTGCACTACCACGGCGCGGTGGCCTGTAGTGGGCTGACCGGTGGCGCGGCGCTACACACCACGGTGATGCCGTTCATACTGCGCGGTATCGCGCTGCTCGGCATCGACTCGGTGCAGCTACCGATCGGCCCGCGGCGAGAACTGTGGGCGCGTCTCGGCGATTCGTTGCGTCCGCGTCATCTCGCGGCGATCACCACCGACGTCGACGTCAAAGACGTGGTCGGTGTGCTCGACCAGCTACGAGCGGGGACATTCTCGGGCCGGGCAGTGGTGCGGGTGACCGGCGGTTTTTAA